One genomic window of Acidovorax radicis includes the following:
- a CDS encoding AMP-binding protein, protein MQDFFGRAATAPERVVLVMAETGTHYTAGEVARSALQMAQWLHAQGLQAGERFAVVLENRVEILALALAARRAGLYAAVLSTHLMPAEVAYIVQDCGARLVVASHKTLPQLAESQAAHPLPCWTVDDATPQAQSLQAALQALQGLPADFADRPLGRDLLYSSGTTGRPKGVLKPLQPSHLRGQTDPEALGTGRLMGMDEHTVYLSPAPLYHAAPLRYTLRVLELGGQAVIMERFDAETALGLIERHHVTHSQWVPTMFGRMLKLPEEVRRRYDLSNHRVAIHAAAPCPVHVKHAMLDWWGDILMEYYAGSEGCGTTMISSQEWRLRPGSVGRPTTGQLHIVDDAGQELPVGEIGQVYFSGGGQFSYLNDPEKTRQAINERGWITYGDIGHVDAEGYLYLSDRRADLILSGGVNLYPQEIENALMRHPDVQEVAVVGVPHPDFGEQPLAAVVLRLGADGSLATARAIAAQAAEVLARMKLPQRMVFVDALPRLETGKLLRRALKDRFRDEPQAGFALRDS, encoded by the coding sequence ATGCAGGACTTTTTCGGCCGCGCGGCGACGGCTCCCGAGCGGGTGGTACTGGTCATGGCCGAAACCGGCACGCACTACACCGCTGGCGAAGTGGCGCGCAGCGCCTTGCAGATGGCGCAGTGGCTCCATGCCCAGGGGCTGCAGGCGGGCGAGCGCTTCGCGGTGGTGCTGGAAAACCGCGTCGAGATCCTGGCGCTGGCCCTGGCGGCCCGGCGGGCGGGCCTATATGCCGCCGTGCTCAGCACCCACCTGATGCCGGCCGAGGTGGCCTACATCGTGCAGGACTGCGGTGCGCGGCTGGTGGTGGCATCGCACAAGACCTTGCCCCAGCTGGCGGAGTCGCAGGCGGCCCACCCCTTGCCATGCTGGACCGTGGACGACGCCACACCGCAGGCCCAGTCGCTGCAGGCCGCGCTGCAGGCCCTGCAGGGCCTGCCGGCCGACTTTGCAGACCGCCCGTTGGGGCGTGACCTGCTGTATTCATCGGGCACCACGGGCCGGCCCAAGGGTGTGCTCAAGCCCCTGCAGCCCAGCCACCTGCGCGGCCAGACCGACCCCGAGGCGCTGGGCACGGGCCGCCTCATGGGCATGGACGAGCACACCGTGTATCTGTCGCCCGCGCCGCTGTACCACGCGGCGCCGCTGCGCTACACGCTGCGCGTGCTGGAGCTGGGGGGGCAGGCCGTGATCATGGAGCGCTTTGACGCCGAAACCGCCCTGGGCCTCATCGAGCGCCACCACGTCACCCACAGCCAGTGGGTGCCCACCATGTTCGGCCGCATGCTCAAGCTGCCCGAGGAGGTGCGGCGGCGCTACGACCTGTCCAACCACCGCGTGGCCATCCATGCCGCCGCACCGTGCCCCGTTCATGTCAAGCACGCCATGCTCGACTGGTGGGGCGACATCCTGATGGAGTACTACGCGGGCTCCGAGGGCTGCGGCACCACGATGATTTCGTCGCAGGAATGGCGCTTGCGCCCCGGCTCGGTGGGCCGGCCCACCACGGGCCAGCTGCACATCGTGGACGACGCCGGGCAGGAGCTGCCCGTGGGAGAGATCGGCCAGGTGTACTTCTCGGGCGGCGGCCAGTTCAGCTACCTCAACGACCCCGAGAAGACCCGCCAGGCCATCAACGAGCGCGGCTGGATCACCTACGGCGACATCGGCCATGTGGACGCCGAGGGCTATCTGTATTTGAGCGACCGCCGGGCCGACCTGATCCTCTCGGGCGGCGTCAACCTGTACCCGCAGGAGATCGAGAACGCACTGATGCGCCACCCCGACGTGCAGGAGGTGGCCGTGGTGGGCGTGCCCCACCCCGACTTTGGCGAGCAGCCCCTGGCGGCTGTGGTGCTGCGCCTGGGGGCGGACGGCTCTCTCGCAACGGCCCGCGCCATCGCCGCCCAGGCCGCCGAAGTGCTGGCGCGCATGAAGCTGCCCCAGCGCATGGTGTTCGTCGACGCCCTGCCGCGCCTGGAGACCGGCAAGCTGCTGCGCCGCGCGCTCAAGGATCGCTTTCGCGACGAGCCGCAGGCGGGGTTTGCCCTGCGTGACTCCTGA
- a CDS encoding acyl-CoA dehydrogenase family protein — protein sequence MQDLIQRTVYREDHEHFREQVRRFFDKEVVPFHAEWERQGIVPKEVWRKAGREGLLNTMLPEPYGGGGDFGHAAVLIEEVGRTGATGLGFPLHSDIVAPYINTYGSTAQKDRWLPKMAAGELIGAIAMTEPGAGSDLKSVRTTATLVKSSGGDHYVLNGSKTFITNGINCELVIVVAKTAPELGAKGVSLIVVEEGTPGFSKGRKLEKIGLMAQDTSELFFDNVQVPVDNRLGEENMGFKYLMHELAQERLVVAVRAAMCIETFLQKTVDYTRERKAFGQTVFEFQNTRFKLAEAKAQATMLRVFVDDCIALHLQRALTPERAAMVKLNATALQNCLLDEFLQLHGGYGYMTEYQVGRAWTDARIGRIYGGSDEIMKEIIARTL from the coding sequence ATGCAAGACCTGATCCAGCGCACCGTCTACCGCGAAGACCACGAGCATTTCCGCGAGCAGGTGCGGCGCTTCTTCGACAAGGAAGTCGTGCCCTTTCATGCCGAGTGGGAGCGCCAGGGCATCGTGCCCAAGGAGGTGTGGCGCAAGGCCGGCCGCGAGGGCCTGCTCAACACCATGCTGCCCGAGCCCTATGGCGGCGGCGGCGACTTCGGCCACGCGGCCGTGCTGATCGAGGAAGTGGGCCGCACGGGGGCCACCGGCCTGGGGTTTCCGCTGCACTCGGACATCGTCGCGCCCTATATCAACACCTATGGCAGCACGGCGCAAAAGGACCGCTGGCTGCCCAAGATGGCAGCGGGCGAGCTGATCGGCGCCATCGCCATGACCGAGCCCGGCGCGGGCAGCGATCTGAAGTCGGTGCGCACCACGGCCACGTTGGTCAAGAGCAGCGGGGGCGACCACTACGTCCTCAACGGCAGCAAGACCTTCATCACCAACGGCATCAATTGCGAGCTCGTCATCGTGGTGGCCAAGACCGCACCCGAGCTGGGCGCCAAGGGCGTGTCGCTGATCGTGGTGGAGGAGGGCACACCTGGCTTCAGCAAGGGCCGCAAGCTCGAGAAGATCGGCCTCATGGCGCAGGACACCTCCGAGCTGTTCTTCGACAACGTCCAGGTGCCGGTGGACAACCGCCTGGGCGAAGAGAACATGGGCTTCAAGTACCTGATGCACGAGCTGGCACAGGAGCGCCTGGTGGTGGCAGTGCGCGCGGCCATGTGCATCGAGACCTTCCTGCAAAAGACCGTGGACTACACCCGCGAGCGCAAGGCCTTTGGCCAGACGGTGTTCGAGTTCCAGAACACGCGCTTCAAGCTCGCCGAGGCCAAGGCCCAGGCCACCATGCTGCGTGTGTTTGTGGACGACTGCATCGCGCTGCACCTCCAGCGCGCGCTCACGCCCGAGCGCGCCGCCATGGTCAAGCTCAATGCCACGGCGCTGCAAAACTGCCTGCTCGACGAGTTTTTGCAGCTGCATGGCGGCTACGGCTACATGACCGAATACCAGGTGGGCCGCGCCTGGACCGATGCGCGCATCGGACGAATCTACGGCGGTAGCGACGAGATCATGAAGGAAATCATCGCCCGCACGCTGTAG
- a CDS encoding Bug family tripartite tricarboxylate transporter substrate binding protein, with protein MAFTRRKTLGHWLPLIALAAACGVSGAQAQDQYPSKPIRLIVPYPAGGGTDIIARLIGTQLTQRWGQAVVVENKPGASGILGNDTVAKAPGDGYTVLMGITTVVQIPALYKKVPYKLSDLAPVSQVAKSADLLMVPRSSGVTTLEQFVQKAKAAPGTFNYGTYGNATSSHMNGERFKQKAGIDITHIPYQGSGPEMAAMLGGQLTLAFVDATAAYPHIKSDKINILAVTGAQRHPALPQVPTMTEAGYPGLEANGWFGMFLPATAPKAIVDKLGAEVSSIVKTPELNKRLTEMGLIAVGSLPDEFKAQIDKDAAHWKSVAEAAKISMD; from the coding sequence ATGGCATTCACCCGGCGCAAGACCCTGGGCCACTGGCTACCCCTGATCGCACTGGCCGCTGCCTGCGGCGTCAGCGGCGCACAGGCGCAGGACCAATACCCCAGCAAACCCATCCGGCTCATCGTGCCTTACCCGGCCGGCGGTGGCACCGACATCATTGCCCGCCTGATTGGCACGCAACTCACCCAGCGGTGGGGCCAGGCGGTGGTGGTGGAGAACAAGCCCGGCGCCAGCGGCATACTGGGCAACGACACCGTGGCCAAGGCGCCGGGCGACGGCTACACCGTGCTCATGGGCATCACCACCGTGGTGCAGATCCCGGCGCTGTACAAGAAGGTGCCCTACAAGCTCAGCGACCTGGCCCCGGTGTCGCAGGTGGCCAAGTCGGCGGACCTGCTGATGGTGCCGCGCAGCTCGGGCGTGACCACGCTCGAGCAGTTCGTTCAGAAGGCCAAGGCCGCGCCCGGCACGTTCAACTACGGCACCTATGGCAACGCCACCTCGTCGCACATGAACGGCGAGCGCTTCAAGCAAAAGGCCGGCATCGACATCACCCACATCCCCTACCAGGGCTCGGGGCCCGAGATGGCAGCCATGCTGGGCGGGCAGCTGACGCTGGCCTTCGTCGATGCCACGGCCGCCTACCCGCACATCAAGTCCGACAAGATCAACATCCTGGCCGTGACCGGCGCCCAGCGCCATCCGGCCCTGCCGCAGGTGCCCACCATGACCGAGGCGGGCTACCCGGGCCTGGAGGCCAATGGCTGGTTCGGCATGTTCCTGCCCGCCACGGCGCCCAAGGCCATCGTGGACAAGCTGGGCGCCGAGGTGAGTTCAATAGTCAAGACCCCCGAGCTGAACAAGCGCCTGACCGAGATGGGCCTGATTGCCGTGGGCTCGCTGCCCGACGAGTTCAAGGCCCAGATCGACAAGGATGCCGCGCATTGGAAGAGCGTGGCCGAGGCGGCCAAGATCTCGATGGACTGA
- a CDS encoding Bug family tripartite tricarboxylate transporter substrate binding protein: MTHEAHPLGWSRRQLLAVAASAAAIGPLHAQAQARFATRPVRVVVPFAAGGATDVIARVLGERMAQRFGQPVVVDSKPGAAGLIAGDAVAKSPPDGMTALLGTTSSMLTNKYLYKKTPYDPLTDLTPLVRVCLAPIALVVAADTPAQNLQEFMAWIQAHKGKLSYGSYGIGSHGQLACTTLSEVASAGMTHVAYKGEAPMVQDLLGGQIQIGMGSMVNLKPHIDAGKLRALAVTGPRRVPLLPDVPTFIEAGYKHDALSIVGWLAIAGPKNMPAEVARQWAEAANEAVASREGTARIIAAGFVPVDDDTPQGFAKLWAQEGPIWGRLLQAAGVQPS; the protein is encoded by the coding sequence ATGACCCACGAAGCCCACCCCCTTGGATGGAGCCGGCGCCAGCTGCTGGCGGTAGCGGCCAGCGCAGCCGCCATTGGTCCGCTCCACGCGCAGGCGCAGGCCCGCTTCGCCACCCGCCCGGTGCGGGTGGTGGTGCCCTTTGCTGCCGGCGGTGCCACCGACGTCATTGCGCGCGTGCTGGGCGAGCGCATGGCGCAGCGCTTCGGCCAACCGGTCGTGGTGGATAGCAAACCGGGTGCGGCCGGCCTGATCGCTGGCGATGCGGTGGCCAAGTCCCCGCCCGACGGCATGACGGCGCTGCTGGGCACCACCTCGTCGATGCTGACCAACAAGTACCTGTACAAAAAGACGCCCTACGACCCGCTGACCGACCTGACTCCGCTGGTGCGCGTGTGCCTGGCACCGATTGCCCTGGTGGTCGCGGCCGACACGCCCGCGCAGAACCTGCAGGAGTTCATGGCCTGGATACAGGCCCATAAGGGCAAGCTGTCCTACGGCTCTTACGGCATCGGCTCGCATGGTCAGCTGGCCTGCACCACGCTCAGCGAGGTGGCCAGCGCTGGCATGACCCATGTGGCTTACAAGGGCGAAGCGCCCATGGTGCAAGACCTGTTGGGCGGGCAGATCCAGATCGGCATGGGCAGCATGGTCAACCTCAAGCCCCATATCGACGCGGGCAAGCTGCGCGCCCTGGCCGTCACCGGCCCTCGCCGTGTTCCCCTGTTGCCGGATGTTCCCACCTTCATCGAAGCCGGATACAAGCACGATGCGCTGTCCATCGTGGGCTGGCTGGCCATCGCCGGCCCCAAGAACATGCCGGCCGAGGTGGCTCGCCAATGGGCTGAAGCCGCCAACGAGGCCGTGGCCAGCCGTGAGGGCACGGCCCGGATCATTGCCGCGGGCTTTGTGCCGGTAGATGACGACACGCCGCAGGGCTTTGCCAAGCTATGGGCTCAGGAAGGCCCCATCTGGGGCCGCTTGCTGCAGGCCGC